The Arachis hypogaea cultivar Tifrunner chromosome 19, arahy.Tifrunner.gnm2.J5K5, whole genome shotgun sequence genome has a window encoding:
- the LOC112775495 gene encoding NADH dehydrogenase [ubiquinone] 1 beta subcomplex subunit 7, whose product MEVPGSSKKMIATQEEMVEAKVPLAYRDQCAHLLIPLNKCRQAELYLPWKCENERHSFEKCQYELLMERMLQMQKIKERASLNHSQSKGAAFPVIPKTANA is encoded by the coding sequence ATGGAGGTTCCCGGTTCATCGAAGAAGATGATAGCGACGCAGGAGGAGATGGTGGAAGCGAAGGTTCCCCTTGCATACAGGGACCAGTGCGCACACCTCCTCATCCCTCTCAACAAGTGCCGCCAGGCCGAGCTCTACCTTCCATGGAAGTGCGAGAACGAGCGTCACTCCTTCGAGAAGTGCCAGTACGAGCTCCTCATGGAGCGCATGCTTCAGATGCAGAAGATCAAGGAACGAGCCTCCCTTAACCACTCCCAATCCAAGGGCGCCGCCTTTCCCGTCATCCCTAAAACCGCCAATGCCTGA